A stretch of the Amycolatopsis sp. BJA-103 genome encodes the following:
- a CDS encoding MarR family winged helix-turn-helix transcriptional regulator, with product MDDTGSPELDLMAVLPRLTQLSTVLNRSRLGERAMESAGITLDRPAMTVLVTLHMADRPLRVGEIADRMHVVGPHVTRHLNGLERRGLVVRVADPEDQRARLIELTPDGKVIPDRYLRTLLGWFGDALTHWSEEDRKTFGSLLGRFVDDLTARLEVVDDE from the coding sequence ATGGACGACACAGGTTCACCGGAGCTCGACCTGATGGCGGTGCTCCCCCGGCTCACGCAGCTCAGCACCGTGCTCAACCGGAGCCGGCTGGGCGAGCGTGCGATGGAAAGTGCCGGGATCACCCTCGACCGGCCCGCGATGACGGTGCTGGTCACGCTGCACATGGCCGACCGGCCGCTGCGGGTCGGCGAGATCGCCGACCGCATGCACGTCGTCGGGCCGCATGTCACCCGTCATCTCAACGGGCTCGAGCGGCGAGGTCTGGTCGTCCGGGTCGCGGATCCCGAGGATCAGCGGGCGCGCCTGATCGAGCTGACCCCGGACGGGAAGGTGATCCCCGATCGGTACCTGCGGACCCTGCTCGGCTGGTTCGGCGACGCCCTGACCCACTGGTCCGAGGAGGACCGCAAGACCTTCGGCAGCCTCCTCGGACGGTTCGTCGACGACCTCACCGCCCGGCTCGAGGTCGTCGACGACGAGTAG
- a CDS encoding serine hydrolase domain-containing protein → MSTSLRGTKFIRRAGVTAVAATLLAGVTVSTASAGQDRPELRQAVQEFVDNGFAGMQLRVRDQRGEWTGSAGVRELGGTAKPPTDGHFRVGSTSKNFTATLVLQLVAEGRVGLDTPVAGFLPRFGFDRRITARMLLQHTSGLFNHTGEYFPDGTVVPGIPWMGQEWVDRRFHTYQPEELVRLSLSKPPRFEPGASWSYSNTNYVVLRLLVEALTGRSFADELDRRILRPLKLRDTLSPGAWSGMPKPYAHAYYTYDDAGQQKTLDVTHQNPSWISSAGDMISTTKDLQTYFAALQNGKLLPAWLLTEMRKTHPQSESLFGFYGLGQFSKDLGPDCGGIVLSHNGSNNGYGALMYSTPDGRKTMTASVTSGATVSDAAFPAALDKLLKTVFCGKN, encoded by the coding sequence ATGAGCACTTCACTGAGGGGTACCAAGTTCATCCGGCGAGCCGGCGTCACTGCGGTGGCCGCCACGCTGCTAGCGGGCGTCACCGTGTCGACGGCCTCCGCCGGGCAGGATCGCCCGGAGCTGCGACAGGCCGTCCAGGAGTTCGTCGACAACGGGTTCGCCGGGATGCAGCTACGGGTTCGTGACCAGCGCGGCGAATGGACCGGCAGCGCCGGGGTGCGCGAGCTGGGCGGGACCGCGAAACCGCCGACCGACGGACACTTCCGCGTCGGCAGCACTTCGAAGAACTTCACCGCGACCCTGGTGTTGCAACTGGTCGCCGAGGGCCGGGTCGGGCTCGACACCCCGGTGGCGGGTTTCCTGCCCCGCTTCGGCTTCGACCGCCGGATCACGGCGCGGATGCTGTTGCAGCACACCAGCGGGCTGTTCAACCACACCGGCGAGTACTTCCCGGACGGGACGGTCGTGCCCGGGATCCCGTGGATGGGCCAGGAATGGGTGGACCGGCGCTTCCACACCTACCAGCCGGAGGAGCTGGTCCGGCTGTCGCTGTCCAAGCCGCCCCGGTTCGAGCCTGGCGCGAGCTGGAGCTACTCCAACACCAACTACGTCGTGCTCAGGCTGCTGGTCGAAGCGCTCACCGGCCGCTCCTTCGCCGACGAACTGGACCGGCGGATCCTGCGGCCGCTGAAGCTGCGGGACACCCTGTCGCCGGGGGCGTGGTCGGGGATGCCCAAGCCCTACGCCCACGCCTACTACACCTATGACGACGCCGGTCAGCAGAAGACGCTCGACGTCACGCACCAGAACCCGTCCTGGATCTCCAGCGCCGGGGACATGATTTCGACGACCAAGGATCTCCAGACGTACTTCGCGGCACTCCAGAACGGCAAACTCCTCCCGGCCTGGCTGCTGACCGAGATGCGCAAGACGCACCCGCAGAGCGAAAGCCTCTTCGGCTTCTACGGCCTCGGACAGTTCTCGAAGGACCTGGGACCGGACTGCGGCGGCATCGTCCTCAGCCACAACGGCAGCAACAACGGCTACGGGGCACTGATGTACAGCACCCCCGACGGCCGCAAGACGATGACCGCCTCGGTCACCTCCGGGGCCACCGTCAGTGACGCGGCGTTCCCTGCGGCGCTGGACAAGCTCCTCAAGACGGTGTTCTGCGGCAAGAACTGA
- a CDS encoding MarR family winged helix-turn-helix transcriptional regulator gives MTDAVADVERAMIAIRRSQARRSLSKLARDRAETMPDQAVQGLLDAVEAAEESGEPGTVTSLAAALSIDQPRASRLVARAVEGGFLRREADQRDGRRAVLVLTGSGRDEVTRMHEFRRSVFAEAMADWPDDDRREFARLLTAFVRNYGALGEK, from the coding sequence ATGACGGACGCCGTGGCCGACGTGGAACGCGCGATGATCGCCATCCGGCGGAGCCAGGCGAGGCGCTCGCTCTCGAAGCTCGCCCGCGACCGCGCCGAAACGATGCCCGACCAGGCGGTGCAGGGGCTTCTCGACGCCGTCGAGGCGGCCGAAGAGAGCGGCGAGCCGGGCACGGTGACCAGCCTCGCGGCGGCGTTGAGCATCGACCAGCCGCGCGCGAGCCGTCTGGTCGCGCGGGCCGTCGAGGGTGGCTTCCTCCGGCGTGAAGCCGATCAGCGGGACGGCCGCCGCGCCGTCCTGGTCCTCACCGGGAGCGGACGTGACGAGGTGACGCGGATGCACGAATTCCGCCGCTCGGTGTTCGCCGAGGCGATGGCGGACTGGCCGGACGACGACCGCCGCGAGTTCGCCCGGCTGCTGACCGCGTTCGTCCGGAACTACGGCGCGCTCGGCGAGAAGTAG
- a CDS encoding helix-turn-helix transcriptional regulator, protein MTRPIARVLALLEILQSGGTRTVAELAERLDVDERTVRRYVEHLLDLDIPVRSVRGRYGGYRLAPGYRMPPLMLTDEEALAVLLGLVAGRRAGLITTSVAAAESAVAKVRRVLPEALGRRLDALLEAADFTSPARETLSAEAEVLLTVAEAARDRRPVGLAYLAGHGGASERVVHPYGVVAHSGRWYLTGFDSASGEVRTFRVDRIKSAEARAGTFEVPAGFDPAERVLTALAETPHRHDVSVRIQATPERIRAVLPPSVAVLEADGDWVRARIRAQRLDWIPPLLAALDRPFVIERPDDLRDLVSALAGRLAARAREV, encoded by the coding sequence GTGACCCGGCCCATCGCCCGTGTGCTCGCCCTGCTGGAGATCCTCCAGAGCGGCGGCACCCGCACCGTCGCCGAGCTCGCTGAGCGGCTCGACGTCGACGAACGCACCGTCCGCCGGTATGTCGAACACCTCCTCGACCTGGACATCCCGGTCCGTTCGGTGCGCGGCCGGTATGGCGGATACCGCCTCGCCCCCGGCTACCGGATGCCGCCGCTGATGCTCACCGACGAGGAGGCCCTGGCCGTCCTGCTCGGCCTGGTCGCGGGACGGCGAGCCGGCCTGATCACCACGTCGGTCGCGGCCGCCGAGAGCGCGGTCGCGAAAGTGCGCCGCGTGCTGCCCGAAGCACTGGGACGTCGGCTGGACGCGCTGCTGGAGGCCGCCGACTTCACCTCGCCCGCCCGGGAAACCCTGTCGGCCGAGGCCGAAGTGCTGCTCACCGTCGCGGAAGCGGCGCGGGATCGCCGCCCGGTCGGACTCGCGTACCTCGCCGGTCACGGCGGGGCCAGCGAACGCGTCGTCCATCCTTACGGCGTCGTCGCGCATTCCGGGCGGTGGTACCTGACCGGTTTCGACTCGGCCAGCGGCGAGGTGCGCACCTTCCGCGTCGACAGGATCAAGTCGGCCGAGGCGCGGGCCGGGACTTTCGAGGTGCCCGCCGGATTCGACCCGGCCGAGCGAGTGCTGACCGCTCTCGCCGAGACGCCGCACCGGCACGACGTCTCCGTGCGGATCCAGGCGACGCCCGAGCGGATCCGCGCCGTCCTCCCGCCGTCCGTGGCCGTCCTGGAAGCCGACGGCGACTGGGTGCGTGCCCGGATCCGGGCCCAGCGGCTCGACTGGATCCCGCCCCTGCTCGCCGCCCTCGACCGGCCGTTCGTGATCGAGCGGCCTGACGACCTTCGTGACCTGGTCAGCGCGCTGGCAGGCCGGCTGGCAGCGCGGGCTCGGGAAGTGTGA
- a CDS encoding VOC family protein, whose translation MQFVSVRIITHDVARLAEFYEQVTGLEARRPAEQFAELVGPSCTLAIGSAKTTTAAVPESNRTAILEFQVEDVDREYERLAGLAEIVQKPTTMPWGNRSLLFRDPDGNLVNYFSPSAP comes from the coding sequence GTGCAGTTCGTCTCCGTCCGGATCATCACCCACGACGTCGCCCGCCTCGCCGAGTTCTACGAGCAGGTGACCGGCCTCGAAGCGCGAAGGCCCGCCGAGCAGTTCGCCGAACTCGTCGGCCCGTCGTGCACCTTGGCGATCGGCAGTGCCAAAACGACGACTGCCGCGGTGCCGGAGTCCAACCGGACCGCGATCCTCGAATTCCAGGTCGAGGACGTCGACCGGGAGTACGAACGGCTGGCGGGTCTGGCCGAAATCGTGCAGAAGCCGACCACGATGCCGTGGGGGAACCGGTCCCTGCTGTTCCGCGACCCCGACGGCAACCTGGTGAACTACTTCTCGCCGAGCGCGCCGTAG
- a CDS encoding ROK family transcriptional regulator — translation MSVIRMPSASPSTARAINDRLALDLLQREGPLTAAQLKTSTGLSRPTVADLVERLQDAGLIEIVGEAGAERRGPNAKLYGIVADRAYLAGLDVRTHGVAVSVADLLGRTRAEASLPFELDVDTDAAVERAIALLKTTAAEAGATGLHTIAVGAPGLVDPATGGLRPAGGLPAWHGKLVDELRRRLGVPVLLENEVNLAAAAEQRLGAARDRETFVLLWLGFGVGAAVVLDGSLRRGASGGAGEIGFLPMLGPGRLPTSTDCDGGFHTLAGSAAICELARAHGLPASSADNAEAAEAAVGYAIDAEAEEFLEIVAERIAIGTAAITAVLDPGCVVLGGEVGRAGGDALAARVSRRLAEISPLRTEVRAGTVGGSGVLEGAVLTAMGAAQDALFTMS, via the coding sequence GTGAGTGTCATCCGGATGCCGTCCGCCTCCCCGAGCACCGCGCGGGCCATCAACGACCGCCTGGCCCTCGACCTGCTCCAACGCGAGGGCCCGCTGACGGCCGCCCAGCTCAAGACGTCGACCGGGCTTTCCCGGCCGACCGTCGCCGACCTCGTCGAACGGCTGCAGGACGCCGGGCTGATCGAGATCGTCGGCGAAGCGGGCGCCGAACGCCGCGGGCCGAACGCGAAGCTGTACGGCATCGTCGCCGATCGCGCGTACCTCGCCGGGCTCGACGTCCGCACCCACGGCGTCGCCGTTTCGGTCGCCGATCTGCTCGGCCGGACTCGCGCCGAAGCCTCGCTGCCGTTCGAACTGGACGTCGACACCGACGCGGCCGTCGAGCGGGCGATCGCGCTGCTGAAGACCACCGCGGCCGAAGCGGGCGCGACCGGGCTGCACACGATCGCCGTCGGTGCTCCCGGCCTGGTCGACCCGGCGACCGGCGGACTGCGGCCCGCCGGGGGACTGCCCGCGTGGCACGGGAAACTCGTCGACGAGCTCCGGCGGCGGCTGGGTGTCCCGGTGCTGCTGGAGAACGAGGTCAACCTCGCGGCCGCGGCCGAACAACGGCTCGGCGCCGCCCGCGACCGGGAGACGTTCGTGCTGCTGTGGCTCGGCTTCGGTGTCGGCGCGGCCGTCGTCCTCGACGGTTCGCTGCGGCGGGGCGCGTCGGGCGGCGCGGGGGAGATCGGGTTCCTGCCGATGCTGGGACCCGGCAGGCTCCCGACGTCGACCGACTGCGACGGCGGCTTCCACACCCTGGCGGGCAGCGCGGCGATCTGCGAACTCGCCCGCGCGCACGGCCTTCCCGCTTCGTCGGCCGATAACGCCGAAGCGGCCGAAGCCGCTGTCGGGTACGCGATCGACGCGGAGGCCGAGGAATTCCTGGAGATCGTCGCCGAGCGGATCGCGATCGGCACCGCCGCGATCACCGCGGTACTGGACCCGGGCTGTGTCGTGCTCGGCGGCGAAGTCGGCCGCGCCGGTGGCGACGCACTGGCGGCCAGGGTGAGCCGGCGGCTCGCGGAGATCTCGCCGCTGCGGACCGAGGTGCGGGCGGGGACCGTCGGCGGGAGCGGGGTGCTGGAGGGTGCGGTGCTGACCGCGATGGGCGCCGCCCAGGACGCGCTGTTCACGATGTCGTGA
- a CDS encoding aldo/keto reductase has translation MITRTKLGSPGLTVSAMGLGCMGMSESYGAADWDGGLATIDRALELGVTFLDTADAYGTGHNEVLVGRAIHGHREQVQLATKFGIDRSAGDRARRIRGARDFVLRSCDASLLRLGVDVIDLYYAHRPPQDVEIEETVGAMAELVEAGKVRHLGLSEVDGDLLRRAHAVHPITAVQSEYSLWTRDVEAVIPVMAELGVGLVPYSPLGRGFLTGRLDRSTLGEKDFRRTNPRFAGEAGEANEKIAQTVREVADRLGATPAQVALAWVYAQAERLGVAVATIPGTRSPARLEQNAAALELILDAEALAALAPLSDQVMGERYTPAHTAEVARG, from the coding sequence ATGATCACCCGAACCAAGCTCGGCTCGCCCGGTCTCACCGTCAGCGCGATGGGCCTGGGGTGCATGGGGATGAGCGAGAGCTACGGCGCCGCCGACTGGGACGGCGGCCTGGCCACCATCGACCGGGCCCTGGAGCTGGGTGTCACGTTCCTGGACACCGCCGACGCCTACGGCACCGGGCACAACGAGGTGCTGGTGGGCCGGGCCATCCACGGCCACCGGGAGCAGGTGCAGCTGGCCACCAAGTTCGGCATCGACCGCAGCGCCGGCGACCGGGCGCGTCGCATCCGCGGTGCCCGGGACTTCGTGCTGCGATCCTGCGACGCCTCGCTGCTGCGGCTGGGTGTCGACGTGATCGACCTGTACTACGCCCACCGTCCGCCCCAGGACGTGGAGATCGAGGAGACCGTCGGGGCGATGGCCGAGCTGGTCGAGGCGGGCAAGGTCCGGCATCTGGGCCTGTCCGAGGTCGACGGCGACCTGCTGCGCCGGGCGCACGCGGTGCACCCGATCACCGCGGTGCAGAGCGAGTACTCACTGTGGACCCGCGACGTCGAGGCAGTGATCCCGGTGATGGCCGAGCTGGGGGTCGGGCTGGTGCCGTACTCGCCGCTGGGGCGGGGGTTCCTGACCGGCAGACTGGACCGCTCCACACTGGGCGAGAAGGACTTCCGGCGCACCAACCCCCGCTTCGCCGGCGAGGCGGGCGAGGCCAACGAGAAGATCGCGCAGACCGTGCGCGAGGTGGCCGACCGGCTGGGTGCCACCCCGGCCCAGGTAGCGCTGGCCTGGGTGTACGCCCAGGCCGAGCGGCTCGGGGTGGCGGTGGCGACTATTCCGGGCACCCGCAGCCCGGCCCGGTTGGAGCAGAACGCGGCCGCGCTGGAGCTCATCCTGGACGCCGAGGCGCTGGCCGCGCTGGCTCCGCTGAGCGACCAGGTGATGGGTGAGCGCTACACCCCCGCGCACACCGCTGAGGTCGCTCGGGGTTAG
- a CDS encoding TetR/AcrR family transcriptional regulator, with protein sequence MGRRRAFDEDEVVRAAVGLFGGRAYDGVSIDDLVAHLGVHRNSLYKTFGSKRGLYLVALRRHLADDVHPLAEALAAATDAATALRLVTSADLDLLLLAAVERAPADEEVAAEVATALAVVDQAIADALGISTALAAAVTAAALGLRLRGDPEGAGSALTQRLDPLD encoded by the coding sequence ATGGGCAGGCGAAGGGCGTTCGACGAGGACGAGGTGGTGCGTGCCGCCGTGGGATTGTTCGGTGGCCGCGCGTACGACGGGGTGTCCATCGACGACCTCGTCGCCCACCTCGGCGTGCACCGCAACAGCCTGTACAAGACGTTCGGCAGCAAACGCGGCCTCTACCTGGTCGCCCTGCGCCGCCACCTCGCCGACGACGTCCACCCCCTGGCCGAAGCACTCGCCGCGGCGACGGACGCGGCGACCGCGTTGCGGCTCGTCACGTCGGCCGACCTCGATCTGCTGCTGCTCGCGGCGGTCGAACGGGCACCGGCCGACGAGGAGGTGGCCGCCGAGGTGGCCACGGCGCTGGCCGTCGTCGACCAGGCGATCGCCGACGCGCTCGGCATCTCCACCGCCCTGGCCGCCGCCGTCACGGCCGCCGCACTGGGCCTCCGCCTGCGCGGTGACCCCGAAGGTGCCGGCAGCGCGCTGACCCAACGCCTCGATCCTCTCGACTGA
- a CDS encoding MFS transporter: protein MTNTVETVGGPTRRVRQARVAIAAIFAVHGAVTGSFATRIPWIQEHAGISAGQLGLALAFPAIGASLTMPLAARIGHRLGGRQGLRILLAYWTLALILPALAGNLVTLCVALFVMGTAAGTSDVLMNALGVDVEERMGKSVMSGLHGMWTTGALVGSAAGALAAHAALDARVHLAIASAVLTIAGLLICQGVFDVRSAPDEHPPPRFTLPPKSAVIIGAVAFCAVFAEGASLDWSAVYLRDVLGTSPGIAAASTTAFTCTMAVARLSGDALVRRFGSVNTVRAGGVLATAGGLLVVLAAHPVMALAGFGLIGLGVSVVVPLAFAAAGRSGPTPSQSIAGVATITYSSGLVAPSLIGGIADLTSLTVSFGLVTLLALGLIAGAGVLRTR, encoded by the coding sequence GTGACCAATACAGTGGAAACCGTCGGCGGGCCGACGCGGCGGGTGCGGCAGGCGCGGGTCGCCATCGCCGCCATCTTCGCCGTGCACGGCGCGGTGACCGGCAGTTTCGCCACCCGGATCCCGTGGATCCAGGAACACGCGGGGATCAGCGCGGGTCAGCTCGGCCTCGCGCTCGCCTTCCCCGCCATCGGTGCTTCGCTCACCATGCCGCTCGCCGCGCGGATCGGGCACCGGCTCGGCGGCAGGCAAGGCCTCCGGATCCTGCTCGCGTACTGGACGTTGGCGCTGATCCTCCCCGCGCTGGCGGGGAACCTCGTCACCCTGTGCGTCGCGTTGTTCGTCATGGGTACCGCGGCGGGCACGTCGGACGTGCTGATGAACGCCCTCGGCGTCGACGTCGAGGAGAGGATGGGCAAGTCGGTGATGTCGGGGCTGCACGGCATGTGGACCACGGGCGCGCTCGTCGGATCCGCCGCCGGAGCGCTCGCCGCGCACGCCGCGCTGGACGCCCGGGTGCACCTGGCGATCGCGTCCGCCGTGCTCACCATCGCCGGACTGCTCATCTGTCAGGGCGTTTTCGACGTCCGCAGCGCACCCGACGAGCACCCGCCGCCGAGGTTCACGTTGCCGCCGAAGTCGGCCGTCATCATCGGCGCCGTCGCGTTCTGCGCCGTCTTCGCCGAAGGGGCGAGCCTCGACTGGTCCGCCGTCTACCTGCGGGACGTCCTCGGCACGTCGCCCGGGATCGCGGCGGCCTCGACCACCGCGTTCACCTGCACGATGGCGGTCGCCCGCCTCTCCGGCGACGCGCTGGTCAGGCGCTTCGGCTCGGTCAACACGGTCCGCGCGGGCGGCGTTCTCGCGACGGCAGGCGGCCTCCTGGTGGTACTGGCCGCGCATCCGGTGATGGCGCTGGCCGGATTCGGGTTGATCGGACTCGGGGTCTCCGTCGTCGTCCCGCTCGCCTTCGCCGCGGCCGGACGCAGCGGGCCGACGCCGAGCCAGTCGATCGCGGGCGTCGCGACCATCACCTACTCCTCCGGGCTCGTCGCGCCGTCGCTGATCGGCGGCATCGCCGACCTGACGTCGCTGACGGTGTCCTTCGGGCTGGTCACGCTGCTCGCGCTCGGCCTGATCGCGGGCGCCGGGGTGCTCCGAACCCGCTAG
- a CDS encoding FAD-dependent monooxygenase, with the protein MSTVLISGASIAGPALAYWLHRYGFDVTVVEKADAVRGGGYPIDVRGTALDVVRHMGILPQLREAHIHTRRLTFLDADGEKIASLRPDAVAGGVEGRDIEVRRGDLTSALYDTVRDDVEFLFNDSIDTLDQRADGVDVRFRSGIERSFDLVVGADGLHSNTRALVFGPEEQFHHYIGYCFAGFTMRNDFGLSHEGLLWNKPGRAAVLYAVGDGDELHGFLNFARPEPPFDAFRDPATQRDLVASVFAGDGWHVPLMVDTMRNADDLFFDVVSQIHLPRWSSGRVALVGDAAHAPSFLTGQGSSLALVGAYMLARELAMTADHTEAFAAYEGSIREFVRLNQALVTDGGATMFPSTAEALEQRNAALRDLSALPEDAEEPAHSALTLPEPALPAGLPAR; encoded by the coding sequence ATGAGCACCGTCCTGATCTCCGGCGCCAGCATCGCGGGCCCGGCACTCGCGTACTGGCTGCACCGCTACGGCTTCGACGTCACGGTCGTCGAGAAGGCGGACGCGGTGCGCGGGGGCGGCTATCCCATCGACGTCCGCGGTACCGCTCTCGACGTCGTCCGGCACATGGGGATCCTTCCCCAGCTGCGGGAGGCCCATATCCACACCCGCAGACTCACCTTCCTCGACGCCGACGGCGAGAAAATCGCCTCGCTCAGGCCCGACGCGGTGGCGGGCGGAGTGGAGGGCCGCGACATCGAGGTACGCCGCGGGGACCTCACGTCGGCCCTCTACGACACGGTCCGCGACGACGTCGAGTTCCTCTTCAACGACTCCATCGACACTCTTGACCAGCGGGCCGACGGCGTGGACGTGCGTTTCCGCAGCGGGATCGAACGCTCCTTCGACCTCGTCGTGGGCGCCGACGGCCTGCACTCGAACACCCGCGCCCTGGTCTTCGGTCCCGAGGAGCAGTTCCACCACTACATCGGCTACTGCTTCGCGGGCTTCACCATGCGAAACGACTTCGGGCTCTCACACGAGGGCCTCCTCTGGAACAAGCCCGGCAGGGCCGCGGTGCTCTACGCCGTCGGGGACGGCGACGAACTGCACGGCTTCCTGAACTTCGCCCGCCCCGAACCGCCCTTCGACGCCTTCCGGGATCCCGCCACGCAGCGCGACCTGGTCGCCTCGGTCTTCGCCGGGGACGGATGGCACGTCCCGCTCATGGTCGACACCATGCGGAACGCCGACGACCTCTTCTTCGACGTCGTGAGCCAGATCCACCTGCCGCGCTGGTCCAGCGGCCGGGTCGCCCTGGTCGGCGACGCCGCGCACGCCCCGTCGTTCCTCACCGGACAGGGGTCGAGCCTCGCACTGGTCGGCGCCTACATGCTGGCCCGCGAGCTGGCCATGACGGCCGACCACACGGAGGCGTTCGCCGCCTACGAAGGAAGCATCAGGGAGTTCGTGCGGCTGAACCAGGCGCTGGTCACCGACGGGGGCGCCACCATGTTCCCGAGTACGGCCGAGGCCCTGGAGCAGCGCAATGCCGCGTTGCGTGACCTTTCGGCGCTGCCCGAAGACGCGGAAGAGCCCGCGCATTCGGCGCTCACACTTCCCGAGCCCGCGCTGCCAGCCGGCCTGCCAGCGCGCTGA
- a CDS encoding dioxygenase family protein: MTPVLYLSHGAPPLADDATWTRQLAGWSAELEKPKAILVVSAHWEEAPLTLGATTTVPLVYDFWGFPDRFYQVKYAAPGAPELADKVRKLLRSTQTPVHDAPDRGLDHGAYVPLVEMYPDADIPVLQVSMPSLDPRELFDLGRKLAPLRDEGVLIIGSGFFTHNLSALGQTDGTDGAPPSWSSEFDHWGAETLREGDLDALLDFQHKAPAAALAHPRIEHFAPLFVSLGASSSEGKGETVIDGYWHGLAKRSLQFG, from the coding sequence ATGACCCCGGTGCTTTACCTCAGCCACGGCGCGCCGCCGCTCGCCGACGACGCCACCTGGACCCGCCAGCTCGCCGGCTGGTCGGCCGAACTCGAAAAGCCGAAGGCGATCCTCGTCGTCTCCGCGCACTGGGAAGAGGCGCCGCTGACCCTCGGCGCCACCACGACGGTGCCGCTGGTCTACGACTTCTGGGGTTTCCCCGATCGCTTCTACCAGGTGAAATACGCCGCGCCCGGCGCTCCCGAGCTGGCGGACAAGGTGCGGAAACTCCTTCGCTCGACGCAGACTCCGGTCCACGACGCGCCCGATCGCGGCCTCGACCACGGCGCGTACGTCCCGCTGGTGGAGATGTACCCGGACGCCGACATCCCGGTGCTCCAGGTGTCCATGCCGTCGCTGGACCCGCGCGAGCTGTTCGACCTCGGCCGCAAGCTCGCGCCACTGCGCGACGAGGGTGTGCTGATCATCGGCAGCGGCTTCTTCACCCACAACCTGAGCGCGCTGGGCCAGACCGACGGCACCGACGGCGCGCCGCCGTCGTGGTCGAGCGAATTCGACCACTGGGGTGCGGAAACCCTGCGCGAAGGCGACCTCGACGCACTGCTGGACTTCCAGCACAAGGCACCCGCCGCAGCCCTCGCGCACCCCAGGATCGAGCACTTCGCCCCGCTGTTCGTCTCGCTCGGCGCGAGTTCCTCCGAAGGGAAGGGCGAGACCGTCATCGACGGCTACTGGCACGGCCTCGCCAAGCGTTCCCTCCAGTTCGGCTAG